In a genomic window of Bradyrhizobium ontarionense:
- a CDS encoding LLM class flavin-dependent oxidoreductase: protein MTIITHRPGALVGLDGFRGPADWPESPLSQALTQPLLLGLFLPIQAGGWSASTLPRTTSWHFDYNRDLVLTAENLGFDLVFALSQWLPKGGYGGVFTGEALDSFMTTAALTSLTWRIILVSTIHVLYGPWHPLHLAKYGATLDHISNGRWGINVVTGHRAAEHEAFGWSRIDHDRRYELAAEFLEVLQRLWRETENYSFAGQSSWKLNDAFVTPKPRYGRPVLVNATGSDAGIAFAARYSDIVFITSPAGSSFASAIPALPAHTARVKQAARDLGREVRTLLNPMVICRETERETWAYHDAIVAHADPIGDFHRLDSDAHAWRGRVGVDAPKRRAIGGNIEVIGTPEQVVEQFVQLKQAGVDGLQLSFYDFKPDLDFFGRRVLPLMEQAGLRTPVVEAAAHRAAAQAVE, encoded by the coding sequence TCGGTCTGTTCCTGCCGATCCAGGCCGGCGGCTGGAGCGCATCGACCTTGCCGCGGACGACGTCCTGGCATTTCGACTACAACCGCGACCTGGTGCTGACGGCGGAGAATCTCGGCTTCGATCTGGTGTTCGCGCTGTCGCAATGGCTGCCCAAGGGCGGCTATGGCGGCGTCTTCACCGGCGAGGCGCTCGACTCCTTCATGACCACGGCGGCGCTGACGAGCCTGACCTGGCGCATCATCCTGGTCTCGACCATCCACGTGCTCTACGGTCCCTGGCATCCGCTGCATCTCGCCAAATATGGCGCGACGCTCGACCACATTTCCAACGGGCGCTGGGGCATCAACGTCGTGACCGGTCATCGCGCGGCCGAGCACGAGGCGTTCGGTTGGAGCCGGATCGATCACGATCGCCGCTACGAGCTCGCCGCGGAGTTTCTCGAAGTGCTGCAGCGGCTGTGGCGCGAGACCGAGAACTATTCGTTCGCCGGCCAGTCGTCCTGGAAGCTCAACGACGCTTTCGTCACGCCGAAGCCGCGCTACGGCCGGCCGGTTCTGGTCAACGCCACCGGATCGGACGCCGGCATCGCCTTCGCGGCGCGCTATTCCGACATCGTCTTCATCACCAGCCCTGCCGGATCGAGCTTCGCGAGCGCGATCCCGGCGCTGCCGGCGCACACGGCGAGAGTCAAGCAGGCAGCACGTGATCTCGGCCGCGAGGTGCGGACGCTGCTCAATCCCATGGTAATCTGCCGCGAGACCGAGCGCGAGACCTGGGCTTATCACGACGCCATCGTCGCCCACGCCGATCCGATCGGCGACTTTCATCGGCTCGACAGCGACGCCCATGCCTGGCGCGGGCGCGTCGGCGTCGACGCACCCAAGCGCCGCGCGATCGGCGGCAACATCGAGGTGATCGGCACGCCGGAGCAGGTGGTCGAACAGTTCGTCCAGCTCAAACAGGCCGGCGTCGACGGCCTGCAGCTGTCGTTCTACGATTTCAAGCCGGATCTCGACTTCTTCGGCCGCCGCGTGCTGCCGCTGATGGAGCAGGCCGGCTTGCGCACGCCCGTGGTCGAGGCGGCCGCTCATCGTGCCGCGGCGCAGGCCGTCGAATAG
- a CDS encoding ABC transporter substrate-binding protein produces MTSTRKQFSIGLAAALTLGVLGVAPAAAEPLTVRIGFASVGADNRQFSGGSAAAIAHSERYVEQELRDLPDVKIEWSFFKGAGPAVNEAFANNQLDFALQGDLPEIIGRANGLKTKILLAAGAHAPIYLAVPKDSPVRKVADLRGRKVSIFRGTNNHLAAVKVLAGYGLQEKDVQVINMDTATTNAALTSRDIDAAFGNFPLASLVEKNIAEIIYTTKGDNPAYERHSTLIGQEAFIAAHPDVTQKIVSAIVRAARWSSDEANREAFFDISARSGFPASGYRFDFKGQELKYRNSPVIDASIIESYRVQARQAREFGLLRRNVEIDGWFDRSFLDKALKEQGLVGYWQEFGADGKPVAAGQ; encoded by the coding sequence ATGACGTCAACGCGCAAGCAATTTTCGATCGGGCTGGCCGCAGCGCTGACCTTGGGCGTGCTCGGCGTGGCACCGGCTGCAGCGGAGCCGCTGACGGTGCGGATCGGCTTTGCGTCGGTCGGTGCCGACAACCGGCAGTTCTCCGGAGGGTCTGCGGCCGCGATCGCCCATTCAGAGCGCTATGTCGAGCAGGAGTTGCGCGATCTGCCCGACGTCAAGATCGAATGGTCGTTCTTCAAGGGCGCAGGTCCTGCGGTCAACGAGGCCTTCGCCAACAATCAGCTCGATTTCGCTCTGCAGGGTGATCTTCCCGAGATCATTGGCCGCGCCAATGGTCTGAAGACCAAGATCCTGCTGGCGGCGGGCGCGCATGCGCCGATCTACCTCGCCGTACCGAAGGACTCGCCGGTCCGCAAGGTCGCCGATCTCAGGGGACGCAAGGTCTCGATCTTCCGTGGCACCAACAATCATCTGGCGGCGGTGAAGGTATTGGCAGGCTATGGGCTACAGGAGAAGGACGTCCAGGTCATCAACATGGACACGGCGACGACCAATGCGGCGCTGACGTCGCGCGACATCGATGCCGCCTTCGGCAACTTCCCGCTGGCCAGTCTGGTCGAGAAGAACATCGCCGAGATCATCTATACGACCAAGGGCGACAACCCGGCCTATGAGCGCCATTCAACGCTGATCGGGCAGGAGGCCTTCATCGCGGCTCATCCCGATGTGACGCAGAAGATCGTGTCGGCCATCGTGCGCGCGGCGCGCTGGTCGTCGGACGAGGCCAATCGCGAGGCCTTCTTCGACATCTCGGCGCGCTCGGGCTTTCCTGCCTCGGGCTATCGGTTCGACTTCAAGGGCCAGGAGCTCAAGTACCGTAATTCGCCTGTCATCGATGCCTCGATCATCGAGAGCTATCGCGTCCAGGCCAGGCAGGCCAGGGAGTTTGGTCTGCTCCGCCGCAATGTCGAGATCGACGGCTGGTTCGACCGCTCCTTCCTCGACAAGGCGTTGAAGGAGCAGGGGTTGGTTGGCTATTGGCAAGAGTTCGGCGCCGACGGCAAGCCCGTGGCGGCCGGCCAATGA
- a CDS encoding ABC transporter ATP-binding protein — translation MSIAIERDTRIETPALAEACGRLEVRGVSKTFIVNSAPIAALNDVSLSVAPGEFVALLGPSGCGKSTLLRLIAGLDRDHKGSIVQDGEAVTGTSLARGIVFQEPRLFPWATVRQNIALGLKNAPISEAAKREAVAAHITLIGLDGFAEAYPHQLSGGMAQRAAIARGLVNRPRLLLLDEPFGALDALTRARLQTELQRIWAHEKISMILVTHDVDEAVFLGDRVIVLAPRPGRISRIFDVAAVRPRERSDDDLIRLRNAVLRTLEQDGAGDPPTSQSNRSGA, via the coding sequence ATGAGCATTGCGATCGAACGCGACACGCGGATCGAAACGCCGGCGTTGGCCGAGGCGTGCGGCCGGTTGGAGGTGCGCGGCGTCTCGAAGACGTTCATCGTCAATAGCGCTCCGATCGCAGCGCTGAACGACGTTTCGTTGAGTGTTGCGCCTGGAGAGTTCGTGGCCCTGCTGGGTCCGAGCGGCTGCGGCAAGTCCACGCTGCTGCGGCTGATCGCAGGGCTCGACCGCGACCACAAGGGCAGCATCGTGCAGGATGGCGAAGCCGTCACCGGCACGAGCCTCGCGCGTGGCATCGTGTTCCAGGAGCCGCGGCTGTTTCCCTGGGCGACGGTTCGTCAGAACATCGCGCTCGGGCTGAAGAATGCGCCGATCAGCGAGGCGGCGAAGCGCGAGGCCGTCGCCGCGCATATCACGCTGATCGGCCTCGACGGCTTTGCCGAGGCCTACCCGCATCAGCTGTCGGGAGGCATGGCGCAACGTGCGGCGATCGCGCGCGGCCTCGTCAATCGGCCGCGTCTGCTGCTGCTCGACGAGCCGTTCGGCGCGCTCGACGCGCTGACGCGGGCCCGGCTGCAGACCGAGCTGCAGCGCATCTGGGCGCATGAGAAGATCTCGATGATCCTGGTGACCCACGACGTCGACGAGGCGGTGTTTCTCGGCGATCGCGTCATCGTGCTCGCGCCGCGCCCTGGGCGCATTTCACGCATCTTCGACGTCGCGGCCGTCCGGCCACGTGAGCGCAGCGATGACGATCTGATCCGGCTGCGCAACGCGGTGCTGCGGACGCTCGAGCAGGATGGAGCGGGTGATCCCCCGACCAGCCAAAGCAACCGGAGCGGCGCATGA
- a CDS encoding ABC transporter permease yields MSDTILETNLSPARALAARRWREWPGNALVAALITRVKAAAWLLIFPAVALPLWIVGSERGWLAEQILPRPADVLHTFNEMLASGELAQHAGISLLRVLLGFAVGAGAGLVLGAAMGLSRGVDDHVRPLFTAVAQVPALAWIPLAMLLLGIGETLKIVVIAKAAFVPVAMNTSAGIANVPRALVEVGETFRFTPLQMLRHVVLPGSVPPIFTGLRYGLTHAWIALVSVELLASSEGLGYLLVWGRQMFWLDTVLVAMIVIGVIGFASDKLLASVEARLQRWRTDGV; encoded by the coding sequence ATGAGCGACACGATCCTGGAGACGAATCTGAGCCCGGCCCGCGCGCTCGCCGCGCGGAGATGGCGCGAATGGCCTGGCAATGCGCTGGTCGCGGCTCTGATCACGCGCGTGAAGGCAGCGGCGTGGCTGCTGATTTTCCCCGCGGTCGCGCTGCCGCTCTGGATCGTCGGCAGCGAGCGCGGCTGGCTGGCCGAGCAGATCCTGCCGCGGCCGGCCGACGTGCTGCACACCTTCAACGAGATGCTCGCGAGCGGCGAGCTGGCGCAGCATGCCGGCATCAGCCTGCTGCGCGTGCTGCTCGGCTTTGCGGTTGGCGCCGGGGCTGGCCTCGTGCTCGGCGCGGCGATGGGTCTGTCGCGGGGGGTCGACGATCACGTGCGTCCGCTGTTCACCGCGGTCGCGCAGGTGCCGGCGCTCGCCTGGATTCCGCTCGCCATGCTGCTGCTCGGCATCGGCGAGACCTTGAAGATCGTCGTCATCGCCAAGGCAGCGTTCGTGCCGGTCGCGATGAACACCAGTGCCGGGATTGCCAACGTGCCGCGCGCGCTGGTCGAGGTCGGAGAGACCTTCCGCTTCACCCCGCTGCAGATGCTGCGCCATGTCGTGCTGCCCGGCTCGGTGCCGCCGATCTTCACCGGCCTGCGCTATGGCCTCACCCATGCCTGGATCGCGCTGGTCAGCGTCGAGCTGCTCGCGTCGTCCGAGGGGCTCGGCTATCTCCTGGTCTGGGGCCGGCAGATGTTCTGGCTCGATACGGTGCTGGTGGCGATGATCGTGATCGGCGTGATCGGCTTCGCCAGCGACAAGCTGCTGGCGAGCGTCGAGGCGCGGCTGCAGCGGTGGCGCACCGATGGCGTCTGA
- a CDS encoding ABC transporter permease: protein MASEDLPAHSASVALRRGLVLPLLLLAAWEAGSHSGLVNPQFLPPLEKVGRVAWQELASGELPYALAASLKRDLLGFALGAGIGIVAGLLLGLSRIADRIFTTWFNGLKQIALLAWIPLISLWFGFDEAAKIVFIALAAAIPVILNTIEGVRSTSTKLRDVGEVFRFNRLQLVRSLYLPAATPSILTGLHLGLIYAWLATIGAEYFMAAGPGIGGLIISGRERFEMALVMLGIVVVGLVGFAVDRSASWIEHRLVRWRTA from the coding sequence ATGGCGTCTGAGGATCTTCCGGCTCACTCCGCGTCCGTTGCCCTGCGGCGTGGGCTGGTGCTGCCGCTGCTGCTGCTCGCGGCCTGGGAGGCCGGCAGCCATTCCGGTCTGGTCAATCCGCAGTTCCTGCCGCCGCTGGAAAAGGTGGGCCGGGTCGCCTGGCAGGAGCTCGCGAGCGGCGAGCTGCCCTATGCGCTGGCGGCAAGCCTCAAGCGCGATCTTCTGGGCTTTGCGCTCGGCGCCGGCATCGGCATCGTCGCAGGCCTGCTGCTGGGCCTGTCCCGCATCGCCGATCGCATCTTCACGACCTGGTTCAACGGTCTCAAGCAGATTGCACTGCTGGCCTGGATTCCGCTGATCTCGCTGTGGTTCGGCTTCGATGAGGCCGCCAAGATCGTCTTCATCGCGCTGGCCGCGGCCATTCCGGTCATTCTCAATACGATCGAAGGTGTGCGCTCCACCTCGACGAAGCTCCGGGACGTCGGTGAGGTCTTCAGGTTCAACCGGCTGCAACTGGTGCGGTCGCTCTATCTGCCGGCGGCGACGCCGTCGATATTGACGGGACTGCATCTCGGCCTGATCTACGCCTGGCTTGCGACCATCGGTGCCGAGTATTTCATGGCCGCCGGACCCGGCATCGGCGGACTGATCATCTCCGGACGTGAGCGCTTCGAGATGGCGCTGGTGATGCTGGGGATTGTCGTCGTCGGTCTCGTCGGCTTTGCTGTGGACCGGAGCGCAAGCTGGATCGAGCATCGGCTGGTGCGATGGCGCACCGCCTGA
- a CDS encoding NADPH-dependent oxidoreductase, whose protein sequence is MTIIETRTAAAAEDDITAALRKRYGAHIPKIAPGADDILGHLLAHRSIRSYRSDPVPPHTVETLVAAAQSAASSSNLQTWSVVAVEDQARKQRLSEFAGNQKHIREAPLFLVWLADLSRAERLARREGRPDDGIHFLETLFVAIIDAALAAQNAVVALEALGLGSVYIGAIRNRPQAVADELGLPPNVLAVFGLCVGYPDRAAGEDVKPRLRQSVIVHRERYAPTDEIHGIAAYNETLREFQTSQGVAAVGWREAVLNRLGSAKALNGRDKLTEALRALGFGIK, encoded by the coding sequence ATGACGATCATCGAAACGAGGACAGCCGCCGCGGCAGAGGACGACATCACCGCGGCGCTGCGCAAGCGTTACGGCGCGCATATTCCCAAGATCGCGCCCGGCGCCGACGATATCCTCGGCCATCTGCTGGCGCATCGGTCGATCCGCAGCTACCGGTCCGATCCGGTGCCGCCGCACACGGTCGAGACGCTGGTGGCTGCGGCGCAATCGGCCGCATCGTCCTCGAACCTGCAGACCTGGAGCGTCGTTGCAGTCGAGGATCAGGCGCGCAAGCAGCGCCTGTCCGAATTCGCCGGCAATCAGAAGCACATCCGCGAGGCGCCGCTGTTCCTGGTCTGGCTGGCTGATCTGTCGCGGGCGGAGCGTCTGGCCAGGCGGGAAGGGCGTCCCGACGACGGCATTCATTTCCTGGAGACGCTGTTCGTCGCCATCATCGACGCCGCGCTGGCGGCGCAGAATGCCGTTGTCGCGCTGGAAGCGCTCGGGCTCGGCTCCGTCTATATCGGCGCGATCCGCAACCGTCCGCAGGCCGTGGCCGATGAGCTCGGCCTGCCGCCCAACGTGCTCGCCGTGTTCGGCCTGTGTGTCGGCTATCCCGATCGCGCGGCTGGCGAGGACGTCAAGCCGCGGTTGCGCCAGAGCGTGATCGTGCATCGCGAGCGCTATGCGCCGACGGACGAGATCCACGGCATCGCGGCCTATAACGAGACGCTGCGTGAGTTTCAAACCAGCCAGGGTGTGGCCGCGGTCGGATGGCGCGAGGCCGTGCTCAACCGGCTGGGCTCCGCCAAGGCGCTCAACGGCCGCGATAAGCTGACTGAGGCGCTGCGCGCGCTCGGATTCGGGATTAAGTAG
- a CDS encoding TauD/TfdA dioxygenase family protein, with translation MSTPASGRSIPSSDVSRLSAQIGAEINNVRLSGDLPNDLVKEIHDLLLQHRVIFFRSQDHLDDSEQERFAKRLGDLVPHPTVGAIKGTASILELDSARGGGRADSWHTDVTFVDAYPKAAVLRGVVIPEFGGDTIWSNTAAAYQDLPAPLQRLADELWAVHSNAYDYAATRNRATDADRKHFDEVFTGTVYETEHPVVRVHPETGERTLLLGHFVQRFSGIRKADGQKLFDLFQSYITAPENTVRWRWKAGDIAIWDNRATQHIAVNDYGDQHRIVRRATIDGDVPVGVDGRKSVTRIKAPKPVGRAA, from the coding sequence ATATCAACTCCGGCTTCGGGACGTTCGATCCCGTCGTCCGACGTATCAAGGCTGTCGGCACAGATCGGCGCCGAGATCAACAATGTGAGATTGTCGGGCGATCTGCCTAATGACCTGGTCAAGGAGATCCATGATCTGCTGTTACAGCATCGCGTCATCTTCTTCCGCAGCCAGGATCATCTCGACGATTCCGAGCAGGAGCGCTTTGCCAAGCGGCTCGGCGATCTCGTCCCGCATCCGACGGTCGGTGCGATCAAGGGCACCGCCTCCATTCTCGAGCTGGACTCCGCGCGCGGCGGGGGCCGCGCGGATTCCTGGCATACGGACGTCACCTTCGTCGATGCCTATCCCAAGGCTGCGGTGCTGCGCGGCGTCGTGATCCCCGAATTCGGCGGCGACACGATCTGGTCGAACACGGCGGCCGCCTATCAGGATCTCCCGGCGCCGCTGCAGCGGCTGGCCGATGAGCTTTGGGCGGTTCACAGCAACGCCTACGACTATGCCGCGACCCGCAACCGCGCGACGGATGCCGACCGCAAGCATTTCGACGAGGTCTTCACCGGCACGGTCTACGAGACCGAGCATCCCGTGGTGCGCGTGCATCCCGAGACGGGCGAGCGCACGCTGCTGCTCGGCCATTTCGTGCAGAGATTTTCCGGGATCCGCAAGGCGGACGGCCAGAAGCTGTTCGACCTGTTCCAGTCCTACATCACGGCGCCGGAGAACACCGTGCGCTGGCGCTGGAAGGCCGGCGACATCGCGATCTGGGACAATCGCGCGACCCAGCACATCGCGGTCAACGATTACGGCGATCAGCACCGCATCGTGCGGCGGGCGACGATCGATGGCGACGTTCCGGTCGGGGTCGACGGCCGCAAGAGCGTGACGCGTATCAAGGCGCCGAAGCCGGTCGGCCGGGCCGCTTAA
- a CDS encoding MetQ/NlpA family ABC transporter substrate-binding protein — MTRMTRSRFLGLLAASTLSLFATSAVAQTAEKKDLKVGFVPGPYIDEFKIGVAPELQKKGYQIRYVEFSTGLEANNAVFKSEIDANVMQHTVFLNSYNERQNTDLAGIVHVPTPPMGLYSKKHPLGTRIGAGAKIAVPNDPINLQRALWILRDLGLIEIRDSKPIDVSELDVIKNPGGIKIVPLEAAQAPRALDDVDFAAIQGNFAIFSGLKLTNAFALEKMTAPYINVVAVKRDNTETAWAKDIVAGYKSPAFKAAILADRFYDGFTLPDYMK; from the coding sequence ATGACCAGAATGACAAGATCACGTTTCCTCGGCCTGCTCGCCGCCTCGACACTCTCCCTGTTCGCCACCAGCGCGGTTGCGCAGACGGCCGAGAAGAAGGACCTCAAGGTCGGCTTCGTGCCCGGTCCCTATATCGACGAGTTCAAGATTGGCGTCGCGCCCGAGCTGCAGAAGAAGGGCTACCAGATCCGCTACGTCGAGTTCTCGACCGGCTTGGAGGCCAACAACGCGGTGTTCAAGAGCGAGATCGACGCCAACGTAATGCAGCACACGGTGTTCCTGAACTCCTACAACGAGCGCCAGAACACCGACCTTGCGGGCATCGTGCACGTACCGACACCGCCGATGGGACTCTATTCCAAGAAGCACCCGCTCGGCACCAGGATCGGCGCCGGCGCCAAGATCGCGGTGCCGAACGACCCGATCAACCTGCAGCGCGCGCTGTGGATCCTGCGCGATCTCGGCCTGATCGAGATCCGCGACTCCAAGCCGATCGACGTCTCCGAGCTCGACGTGATCAAGAATCCCGGCGGCATCAAGATCGTGCCGCTGGAGGCAGCCCAGGCGCCGCGCGCCCTCGATGACGTCGATTTCGCAGCCATCCAGGGCAATTTCGCAATCTTCAGCGGCCTGAAGCTGACCAACGCCTTCGCGCTCGAAAAGATGACCGCGCCCTACATCAACGTGGTCGCCGTCAAGCGCGACAATACCGAGACAGCATGGGCGAAGGACATCGTGGCGGGCTACAAGTCGCCGGCCTTCAAGGCCGCCATCCTCGCGGATCGCTTCTATGACGGCTTCACCCTGCCCGACTATATGAAGTGA
- a CDS encoding LLM class flavin-dependent oxidoreductase, translating into MSERRQLALNLFIYPGGHHEAAWRYKGSSASRAFDIGYYQQLARTAEHYKFDAIFFADGPALADNVRYAQRFRFEPITWLSAIAAATSRIGLIGTASTTYHEPYNLARLFTSLDHLSGGRAGWNIVTTSAPQAAQNFGLPEHPPHHERYERAKEFLDVVTALWDSWEDDAVVNDPASGIFADTDKVHPLNHVGKYFRVRGPLNVPRSPQGRPVYVQAGSSEDGRAFAARFAEAIFTAHQTLASAQGFYADIKRQARALDRNPDHVKILPGISPFIGSTQAEADRLQEEFNDLIQPEYSLVQLRQMLGLDLSGFDLDGPFPRHLIEADGARGVASRFKLVVDIVDRKKPTIRQLIQRLAGARGHWVIAGTPEKIADNIQAWFEQDAADGFNVMPPWLPGGFDLFAEHVVPILRKRGLFREDYTGRTLREHYGLDRPDSAYSHQVQAIA; encoded by the coding sequence ATGAGCGAACGCCGTCAACTCGCCCTTAACCTCTTCATCTATCCTGGCGGCCATCATGAGGCCGCATGGCGCTACAAGGGCTCCTCGGCCAGCCGGGCGTTCGACATCGGCTATTATCAGCAGCTGGCGCGCACGGCCGAGCATTACAAGTTCGATGCAATTTTCTTCGCGGATGGTCCGGCGCTGGCGGACAACGTCCGCTACGCACAGCGCTTCCGCTTCGAGCCGATCACCTGGCTGTCGGCGATCGCAGCGGCCACCAGCCGCATCGGCTTGATCGGCACGGCGTCAACCACCTATCACGAGCCCTACAACCTGGCGCGCCTGTTCACCTCGCTCGATCATCTCAGCGGTGGCCGCGCCGGCTGGAACATCGTCACCACCAGCGCGCCACAGGCGGCGCAGAATTTCGGCCTGCCGGAGCATCCGCCACATCACGAGCGCTACGAGCGCGCCAAGGAGTTCCTCGATGTCGTCACGGCGCTGTGGGACAGCTGGGAAGACGACGCCGTGGTCAACGATCCCGCCTCGGGCATCTTTGCCGATACAGACAAAGTCCACCCGCTCAACCATGTCGGCAAGTACTTCCGCGTGCGCGGACCGCTCAACGTGCCGCGCTCGCCACAGGGGCGCCCGGTCTATGTGCAGGCAGGCTCGTCCGAGGACGGCCGCGCTTTCGCCGCGCGCTTCGCGGAGGCCATCTTCACCGCGCACCAGACGCTCGCCAGCGCACAAGGCTTCTACGCCGACATCAAGCGCCAGGCGCGCGCGCTCGACCGCAATCCCGACCACGTCAAGATCCTGCCCGGCATCAGCCCGTTCATCGGCTCGACGCAAGCCGAGGCCGACCGCTTGCAGGAAGAATTCAACGACCTGATCCAGCCTGAGTATTCGCTGGTGCAGCTGCGCCAGATGCTGGGCCTCGATCTCTCCGGCTTCGACCTCGACGGCCCGTTCCCGCGCCATCTGATCGAAGCCGACGGCGCGCGCGGCGTCGCCAGCCGCTTCAAGCTGGTGGTCGACATCGTGGACCGCAAGAAGCCGACGATCCGGCAGCTGATCCAGCGCCTCGCCGGCGCGCGCGGCCATTGGGTGATCGCGGGCACGCCGGAGAAGATCGCCGACAACATCCAGGCCTGGTTCGAACAGGACGCGGCCGATGGCTTCAACGTGATGCCGCCCTGGCTGCCGGGCGGCTTCGACCTGTTCGCCGAGCACGTCGTGCCGATCCTGCGCAAGCGCGGCCTGTTTCGCGAGGATTACACCGGCAGGACCCTGCGCGAGCATTACGGGCTCGACCGTCCGGACAGCGCCTACAGTCATCAGGTCCAGGCGATCGCCTGA
- a CDS encoding class I SAM-dependent methyltransferase — MSDPLAVISLHQDTPELAHTYEQLGVIQFNHGKLLLEPLALKPGERVLDVGAGTGRLAEFAARLVGPTGHVVGVDPLDSRIAIARLRQSTNLVFDTGRAEDLSRFGEGEFDVVYFNSVLHWIADKRTVLQEARRVLRPSGRIGLTIQDPTAPHESRILLRRAITEAGLDAERLSAHGVYAATDAELRALFDHTGFVGYQSELRTLVETHGNVDELLGWSESSAFGNFLDGFSYAEGKRIRAAFTGLVEAHRTPEGLRLARYLRYAFARKPE; from the coding sequence ATGTCAGACCCCCTCGCCGTGATCAGCCTTCACCAGGACACCCCGGAGCTCGCCCACACCTATGAGCAACTGGGCGTCATCCAATTCAACCACGGCAAGCTGCTGCTGGAGCCGCTTGCGTTGAAACCCGGCGAACGCGTGCTCGACGTAGGCGCCGGAACCGGCCGGCTCGCCGAATTTGCCGCCCGTCTGGTCGGCCCCACCGGCCACGTCGTCGGCGTCGACCCGCTCGATAGCCGCATCGCCATCGCGCGCCTGCGCCAATCGACCAACCTCGTCTTCGATACCGGCCGCGCCGAGGATCTCTCGCGCTTCGGCGAAGGCGAGTTCGACGTCGTCTATTTCAACAGCGTGCTGCACTGGATCGCCGACAAGCGGACCGTTCTGCAGGAGGCCCGCCGGGTGCTCCGGCCCAGCGGCCGTATCGGCCTCACCATCCAGGATCCGACGGCTCCCCACGAGTCCCGCATCCTGTTGCGTCGCGCCATCACCGAGGCGGGTCTCGATGCGGAACGGCTCAGTGCCCACGGTGTTTACGCGGCGACCGACGCCGAGCTTCGTGCGCTGTTCGACCACACCGGCTTCGTCGGCTACCAAAGCGAGCTGCGCACGCTGGTCGAGACGCACGGCAATGTCGATGAGCTGCTCGGCTGGTCGGAGAGCAGCGCGTTCGGAAACTTCCTGGACGGATTCTCCTACGCCGAGGGCAAGCGGATCCGGGCTGCTTTCACCGGCCTGGTCGAAGCCCACCGGACGCCCGAGGGCCTGCGGCTGGCGCGCTACCTGCGCTACGCCTTCGCGCGCAAGCCGGAATAA
- the epsC gene encoding serine O-acetyltransferase EpsC: MSHGQPAGSERLTTGSDLTDSSTSSPRWDLDRLVTELRISREETHSIRKDGVIHRPPSRDKLAQVISALTEALFPRHYGQYDLDGENIDYFVGHRLSVALDLLSDQIHRSALFVGDELIPGFRQPEAVELTRSFAAELPALRGVLISDLRAAFVGDPAAKSFPEILIGYPGMTAIIHHRLAHLLYGFGARLVARLIAEIAHTRTGIDIHPGATIGSGFFIDHGTGVVIGETAIIGDHVRIYQAVTLGARHFPTDDDGSLIKGDARHPIVEDDVVIYAGATILGRITIGRGSTIGGNVWLTNDVPPNNVVTQASLRNKVGSPNLQKS, encoded by the coding sequence ATGAGCCACGGTCAGCCGGCTGGTTCGGAGCGCCTCACGACCGGATCCGATTTGACGGACAGCTCGACATCGAGCCCGCGCTGGGATCTCGACCGGCTCGTGACGGAGCTGCGCATATCGCGAGAGGAGACGCACAGCATCCGCAAGGACGGCGTGATCCACCGGCCGCCCTCGCGCGACAAGCTCGCGCAAGTCATCTCCGCGCTGACCGAGGCGCTGTTTCCCCGCCATTACGGTCAGTACGATCTCGACGGCGAGAACATCGACTATTTCGTCGGTCACCGGCTCAGCGTCGCGCTCGATCTGCTGTCGGATCAGATCCACCGCTCCGCCCTGTTCGTCGGCGATGAGCTGATCCCCGGCTTCCGGCAGCCCGAGGCCGTCGAGCTGACGCGCAGCTTTGCGGCCGAGCTGCCTGCCCTGCGCGGCGTCCTGATCAGCGACCTGCGAGCCGCCTTCGTCGGCGACCCCGCCGCCAAGAGCTTTCCGGAGATCCTGATCGGCTATCCCGGGATGACGGCGATCATCCACCACAGGCTCGCGCATCTTCTCTACGGCTTCGGCGCGCGCCTCGTGGCCCGGCTGATCGCCGAGATCGCCCATACCCGCACCGGGATCGACATTCATCCGGGCGCAACGATCGGCTCCGGATTCTTCATCGATCATGGCACAGGAGTCGTGATCGGCGAGACCGCCATCATCGGCGACCACGTCCGGATCTATCAGGCCGTCACGCTCGGCGCGCGCCATTTTCCCACCGACGACGACGGTTCGCTGATCAAGGGCGACGCCCGCCACCCGATCGTCGAGGACGACGTCGTCATCTATGCGGGCGCCACGATCCTCGGCCGTATTACGATCGGTCGCGGATCGACGATCGGTGGCAATGTCTGGCTGACCAATGACGTGCCGCCGAACAATGTCGTGACCCAGGCGTCTCTGCGCAACAAGGTCGGCAGCCCGAACCTGCAGAAGTCCTGA